The stretch of DNA CAGCAGATATTCGGTATTCTCGACTTTGCTGTCGAGCCTGCGGAAGAGCTTCAGGCCGATCGCTGGCAAGACTTAGCCGGCTGACGCTGAGGCTGATTTCTCTTCAGAGGCCGAATCTGAACCACTCTGAAGAGCACCAGAAACTCACCGTCCAGTCATATTTGCAACGGATCTTGTCTATTCACTTCTCGCAGCAACCATTTGACGAAACATTCACTTCGTGGCAGAGTCACTCCGCCTTGAATTCCATCTCGCAGAAAAACTTCGGCATCCTGATCGCGTACCTGATTCCCGGTTTCACGACGCTGTGGGGCGCAAGTTTCTTCTCGGAAACATTACGTGCGTGGCTGGGTGCGTCGCCGGTCGGCGCGCCGACGGTGGGCGGATTTCTGTATGTGACGATTGGTTCGCTTGCGGCGGGGCTGATCGTCGGCACCGTCCGCTGGGCCGTAATCGACAGGCTGCACCACCGCACCGGCATCAGCGAGCCGGCGTGGGATTTCGCGAGATTACGTGAGAGCGTGGCCGCCTACGACGTGCTCAACGAACTCCATTACAAGTATTACAAATGCTACTCCGCGATGTTCATCGCTGTGGCGTTCGTTTACGTGTCTCACCGGTTAGCCTTCGGCTTCGACTCACCTCCGCCGGTCTGGACCGAAGCCGGTCTCATCGTGCTGGAATCGATACTCTGGATGGCGTCGCGGGATGCATTGCACAAATATTACACGCGCGTCGAGCGACTTTTGGGAACGGAATCGGTTGCTGGTGCTCGGAAGGTCGATCCGGATGACACCGATCGCGACTGATCCGAGCAAAACCGTATCATCGCGTCTGGTTCTTGGATTTCAGACGCTTCTCAAGTTTCCCGACGAAGGCCGGAAGTGACGTGCCCAAAACATTGCAGATCGTCCGCAACTGGATGACATCCAGCCGCCGTTCACCCCGCTCGACTTTGCTGACAAAAGACTGAGTCTGGCCGAGCTTCTCGGCAAGTTCGATTTGCGTCACGTCGGCCGCCTGCCGGGTCTCCCTCAGCAGACTAAGCAGGGCCGTGTATTCGCGGGTGAAAACTGACTTTTCCATGGCAACCCTTGAAGAATGTGGGCCGCGATGATAGAGTCCGTTTTGGAATAGTCCAAAATGGACTACTATTCGGCGATGCGAACATGCTTTGGAAACAGAAGGAGGTGAGACATGACCAACGGCGGCACCCACAAACCGGGCCAGTCAAAGGAAACCAAGCCCAAACAGTCAAGCAGCGGCAAACCCAAGGACGGCGAGCAAGTCAAAAAAAGCTGAAACACCTGATCGGCAGAATTGACCCGACACTCCCGGACCGCACTGGATTCATTTTCAGCTGTGATCGGGAGTGTTTTTCTGCGCATTGTGCTTGCGCGGGCACTGAAACTTCGGCACCCTCTTCCGCCTTTGTCTCTCGTTGAGACAGGGGACTGCTGAGAATCGGTCCTTTTCATCACAGACTCTATTCATCAAGCACACGGAAAGAAGGTGTCACTATGACGAATTTGACGAAAGCCCATCAGGAACTCTTTCGCCGCACCCCCGACGAGACGTTTGCCACGCTGTCGGACTTGCGGACCCACTGCCGGTCGCTTCGCGATTCATCGCGGGAACTCTGGCAGCAGCCGCAGTCACTGGAGCCTACCACTTCAGAGGGCGTCATTCAGGTCACACTGGAGGACGGCAGCCGCAATCGGCTCAACGACTGGTCGTTCACGCAGCTTTGCCGGATGGCGAGTGTCTCAAAAGAAACGGTCAACCGGCTCTCAGCCGAGACGGCTTGTAAAGCGTTTCGTGAAACGCTGCCAGGCTCGGCCAAGCCGATGCAGTGCCTGCAGCAGGACGGGATAGTTCGTTCCCTGCACGGCATTTCCTACACGCGGCTGTGGAATGCCGATCTGCTCGGTGTGATCGATGAGTTCGCCACTGACTTCCAGCCACCGCAGACCGCTGTCGGCGGTGGAACGGGACTCTATTGCGGCGAACAGGACATGTTCGTGTTCCTCATCGATCCGACCGGTTGGGCCGAGATCGAGGGGGAAGCGTTCGCGCCGGGATTCTTTTTATGGAATTCCGAAGTCGGGCGTCGTTCACTCGGTATACAGACGTTTTGGTTTCAAAGCGTCTGTGCCAATCATCTGGTTTGGGATGCGGTTGAAGTCGTGGATTTCTCACGCAAGCACACGGCCAAGGTCCATGACGGACTGGGCGAAATTCGCCGCATCATCGAAAGTCTCGCCAACAAGCGGGACGAGCGCCGCGACAGTTTCGTCCGCGTGCTCTCCAAAGCGATGACGGAGAAGCTCGGCGACGATGCCGATCAGGTCCTGAAGGAACTGTCCAAGCGGGGTATCCCCCGTGGACTGGCCAAAACCGCATTGGAAATCGCCGAGGAGCGGGGCGCATTTACGATCTTTGCGGTCGTGGACGCCCTCACACGCCTCACACAGAAGGCGACCTACGCTGGCGACCGCGCGGAAGCCGACGCCAAAGTGGCGTCACTGCTTGCACTGGCAATTTAACGCCGAAAGGAGCCGTTGTCATGGATCCTCAAGCCGCTTGGAAAAATCTGTTGGACGCCCATCAGGCCCGCGACGGGAAAGGACTCTGTGAGTCTGCCGCTGCGTTGCTTGATTGGCTCGATCGCGGAGGCTTTCCGCCGCAGACGATTCCCGGTCTGACCATGTCGGACCGCTGGAATCGCGCCGTGGCCGTGGCCGGTTGCCTGACGGCACTGGCCGAAGCCAAACCGTGGGACATCTAAGCGGAGTCCCCGGTTACCATTTCCTAATTTCCATTTACGAAAGGACGATATGAATGAAACGTATGAGTGCGACAAGTGCGGCGCATGCTGTCAGGGCGGATTGATCGTCGAAGCCGACTGGCTCGATCTCTCCCGTGAGCCGCGACTCCTCGAAGCCGACCGGCACCGCGCCGGATGGACACTCGACGAGGCGCTAACAGATTTGGAAGAGCCAGGCAAAGCGATGATAGTCGCTGCCGGCTGTCACTGTCCGTTTCTGAATGGCGACAATCACTGCGAAATCCATCCCACTCGACCCACCGTTTGCGTGGGCCTGCAGGCAGGGGACGAGCAGTGGCAGGCTGCCAGGAAGGATGCTGGACTCGAACCGTTGCTTCCGTTATCGGAGCAAGGAGAGCTTTGTGAGTGCGAAAAACCGGGACATTTCCATTCGGGAGTTCCCGGCATTCTGGCTCACGTGGAAAACGGCAAGATCGCAGCGGATGCGAAAGTCGAACGTTGTGATCTCTGTGCACGGTATCCGACCGATGAGGCGGCACGAGAAAAGCTCATTGAGCTGGGTAAGATTTGCGAGGCGGACCCGGCAAGCGAAGGCGAGACCGGTGATCGAGGAGAACTCGTGGTGTGGATTCTGACGATCCACACCGAAAGTTCACCAAAACTGACCGTCTGGAAGACCTACGAATCGACCAGATTGGGACTGTACGATCACGTCAAATAATGGTGGGAGTCGGAATTCGGCGAGGAACCGCTTCCCGACGACCGGGAAACTGCCATCCGCCGCTACTTCGACCGCAGCGACGACACGTATGAAATTCAGGACGTGAACGTCGGCTGACGTTTTAGGAATTTTTTTCGAAGGTTTTACGGCCACAGTTAGCAGAGCCGATTCTCAGCTCAGCCTCCACCACGCGTGGAGGCTGTTTTCAGTGTTTGATGATCAATCAAAGAACTTTGCAAAATGTTTTGATTCGGCAGTCCAATACCTAAAACGCCAATTGCTCCATTTGAAAGAATCGGAATCCGATTCACCATTTGGCTACAATTTAGGTGCTTGTGCCGACTGGAAGGTATGTTATTATGCGGGGTGCGTCATTGGACGGCATGTTGAAATTCTACCCGACATTAACGTGAATCCCCATATCCTCCAGACGATATAGGAATTGTTCATCATGACAGAAAATCGAGTGTACGCTGTCGAGGGAGATGCTGCTGAACTAATTGAATCGCAAGTCGCTGATCGCGTGGCGGCACTGATGGAAAAGCTGGCAACAGACGACGCTACGCGTCAAGCAGTCAGTAAAAATGACGCCAAGCTCCTTCAAGAGTTTGATAAAATTCGAGACCAACTCGCATGCTCCGACGACACAGATCTATCTATAACATCGTTGATTTCAATTCAAAATGATGGTGCCGGCCTAGAACCCGGCACAATTCTCATCCTTGTCACTCTCGGACCACCTTTGGTGGAACACGTTGTTGGCCCTGTAGCTGTGCATGTTTGCACGAGCGTGTGGGACAATTTTATCCTACCTGAACTCGTCCGTTGGTTTAAGAAATTTGAACCCAAGTAATCCCTCCACGATGCCACTCCGGCTGTTACAGGCTTCCTAGATGAGTGTTCCGGAACACCTTCCGCTGCAACATCGCAAAACCCTCTGTGGCCGTGTTCGCATCTTTGAAGCAATGCGACCATGGCAGCGAGGCGTTTCGTTCTCCAACGGGGCGCATGCGTTTGCCAATCTCCGAATGGACTTGGCGGAAAAAGTGACTTATGAATCTCCGAAACATCAAGACACATCGCTCGATGCTTTCATTCATGGTCTGATTCCAATGCTCCAGCCGAAGGTTAGGGCTGTTGCTGGTGACATGCCAAATGGCGATTATCTCGACCAGATCGAGGCCGCCGTCAATGGAAAACTGGCTGAAATATCCTGCCGGGATTGTTCGGGATCTGACACGATCTGTACCGGATACTGCCCCGTTGATGACGAAATCGTCGTCCATGGTGGCGCGTGCCTCCATCCTTTCAAGGAACAGTTTGATTTTATTCGAGAAGCGGTGTTGGACAAATACAAAGAACTATGTCCTGGAGCGGATGTTTTAGATGATGTTAGCGTCGTTCTTTCGACGGAATTGCTCACGGCAAAGGCTCCATTTAGGTTTTGTGAAAATGCGAATGCTGCTGCCCGTTATCGAGACAGTTCCGAGCAACGGATCACGGAAGTGCGACTTCTGTTAGATCCGGGGCTGATCGATGCGGCGAGTTTTCTTGCCGTTCCCTACTTATTCTTTCACGAATTAGTTTGCCACGCATGGCAAGGCGCTGATGCTGATTTGGCAACTTCACGAAATGACATTGCAAGTACTCGTGCGGACGATTCGTTTGCCGAGGGTTGGATGGACGCCGTTGCGTGGCACCTTTTTGAGAGCACTGTTCAAAGATATGCAGCTAGCATCCCATACTTGCAAGACGACCACCGCGAATGGGGTTTTGAGGTCCATAGGGAGCGACGTGTCCCTCAGATCGGACAAATACCGGAGCAATCGCCGGCTGCCCACAACTCACAGGCTCGCACACGAGAGATGATTCGACTTGGAGTTTCGGCTGCTCAAATGTTTTTCAGATTCTTGCGCGATCATGAAACCGGATTCGTTGCCGAGGAGGCGTGGCTGAAAATATCGTTTGCCTTGAACCTTCGAGGTGGTATAGTTCAAAAGCGGCAGGAATTCGTCACGGCGGTGTATTCTGCCTTGGTAGGAGGGCATACTGCAACCGCTAAGGTGATGTTGACTTTGGTGCGCAAGTACCTGCTCACCAATGACATAGGCGCATTTCTGGATGGTTTTCTTGGATAAAAAAGTAAAGAACGGCGTAAGTGGAAGACGATTTTGTTTGACAGGTGTCCAACAATTGACGAGAATGCTTCCTGCTTAATCAATTTGACTCCCCGCTGCGACAATTGAATTTGAACATGCTAATACAAGGCTTCGATCGATACAAAGTGTTGTCGACAGCTATTGATCTGAACACTTTTACAGTGCGCGATCTAGCGGCGCAATCGCTTGTTTCCGAACAGCATGTCCAGAAAATCATAAGTCGGTCGAGTGATCTGTTTGACGGCTGTGGTACTATTTCGCAAGGACGCGGTCGCCCTGCCAAACTTTATCGGATTTACCCGGACCGTGTTGATCTCCTGCGCCGCGAGTTGCACGCTCACCGCGAAGAACTGCGACAAGTGATGGGAGTTAGCACACCCGAACCGGAACCTGAGTTCGCAGAGGAGGGATTGCTTCCCCTTCGCATTGCCGAGATCGAGTTATACGATCGGTTTGAAGAAGCTAAAGATACTCAAGAACAAATATCCGTCTTGGAGCGTGCACGTAATCTACTCATCGCAGTTCGAAATTCTGGCCAGTTATCGCCCAATGAAGAGCCCAGGCTCAGTGAGGCTGAAAAGCGTTTATCGGAACTCTCCTCGTTGTTCTCAAGCCATGATTCTAGCGAACCTGGGCCAGCGGCAGACTCACGTGCGAATATGAATCCGTATCTTGCATTGTCGCCGCAAGAGCGAGCCCTTCTCAATCGGCCTATTTCTGACCTGAATCTCCCGCTAGAAATACGTAAGCTCGCTGCACGCCTAGGGGTGACTTTGATCGGCGAAATATTTGAGCAGACCGGACATGACATCAAGTTGATCATGCGCTTTGTTGACAACAAGCCCACCGATGCGCCTGCTGGTATGCGCTCGCAAAAAAAAGTCGCGGCACACCGGAGTTAACTGACCCGTTGTTGTTCCGGCGACTAACGGATGAACGCGACCGGAAGTAGTGGAAAACTCAATGCCGGCTTGTCACATACGTAGATCTGAACTGTATCAATAATCGCTGCGTGTTCTTCAAAAACAGGTTTAAGCATGCGACGAACAATTTCGTAGCCAATGCTGTTTATGGGATTTCGCCGCAAGTTTGCAGCGGCCTGGCGCCTTGGTATTGCAAAAGTTGCTAGCGAGCGTATTGCCGCGATACCCCGTTCGTAACCTCGTAACTCGTGGCCCAAATTGATTGGACGGTTCAGGTTTCCTTCAAAGGATTCCGGCTGGTACATCAAACTGCCCTTTCAGCGAAAGCAGCGCCGCGACATCGCGTGATATTGGCAGGCCGCCGCCCACGTTGAATTCTTCGGACATTCACGCCGGTGCCGGACGGATGGGGGAGAGGAGAGCCGGAGCGCACGCGGCGCGATTCTCTCTAAGAATATAATTCGTCGCCGCCGCAGTTAGGGCCTGCTGGGCCGCAGCCGTTCGAAGAGCAATTGTCAATTGTTGTATTCTTGAGTGTATCTCAAGCGGCACGTTCCATTGGGTCGTCCCGCAGCGGACGTACAAGGACGCCGATCAGTTCATACGCTCCAACAGCTTCACCCGAGACGAGATTCCAGTCGCCGGCACCTACTCGAACAGGCCTGGGGCCATGTCCTGGATGTTGATGCGAAGTAGTCTTCCCGCTTTCTCGCAGGCTCCGAACATTCAAACCGGCCGCCACTGGCTGCTCATGTTCAATGTTGTGATCGCATTAACAGGTCAGCACCAACGCAGAGCACGTCATCTTTGGCATAGCAAGTGCGATCCACAATCTCCCCGTTCGCTGCTCGGGCGGACAGACCGACGATATGCATTACGCGTTCTTCAAACATGTACGCCGGAATTCCCAGTTTGCTGGACTAGGCGGTAATTGTCCCATAAAGGATCAATTCTTCGTCGTCGCGGGGCGGTTCGTGTTGGGCGATTGGCCAACTCCCATCGTTTTGCCGTCGATCTCCAGAATTGACATCTTGCCGAACTGATGTCGTTGTCGCACTTGTGGTCGCGAAACGATAACAATGCGGGGCATCGTGTTTCGGTAGGAGGGGGATTTTTGACGGAATATATTCCGCCACAATCTTCGATCTCCGCAATGGATCATGCATGATAATCGGTTCTATCATGCATCACGTATGGCACGACAAGACAACCACCGAATTGAATCAGACGTGAGCAATCACAAAATGTCAGAACCGTTCGCTAGCAGATCCCTCAGCACGCCTCAATCCCCCACCCCGCAACTTGACAACCTGCCTCCCATCTTGTCGGGTCGCTCCACAGTCGCTGTGGAGCGAAATGTCGGTGAATTCTATCTGTCGATTGCCGACATCTTCGAACGCTGGATCGCCCGTCGATCGAGCCCACACACTAAGCGGAGCTATCGGCAGGACGTAGCCTCATTCATCGAGTTCCGCGGCATAAGATGGCCCGAAGAGTCGACGATGTTGTTGCGAGTTTCGGTCGCCGACATTCAGGCTTGGCGCGATGAAATGGTCCAAGGAGAGTATGCTCCCAAGACCATTAGCCGCCGCATCTCGTCCCTTTCGTCGTTCTACCGCTTCCTGCAAGGAGTGGCCGCAGAATTGCGGTTGCCGATCACCGTGCCGAATCCCGCACACGCCCAGTTTATCGGACGATCGGGAACCGATCCCCTGTATGAAACGAAGGCTCTCAGCGCCAGGCAGGCACGGCAATTGATGGGATTGCCAATTGGGGAGAGCCTGATTGGCTATCGCGATCGGGCGATCTTGAAGTTCTTCCTGTATAGCGGAGCCCGCATCGGAACCGGTTGTCGTCTCAAGGTCTGCGACATCCATCGTGACCGAGAGGAAACGACAATTCGACTGCACGAAAAGGGTGGCAAGCGCCGCACGATCGGTTTGCACGTTGCGGCAGCGGAAGCAATCACCGAATACGTTGACACGGCCGGAATCTCCAACGGCCCACTGTTTCGACCCC from Symmachiella dynata encodes:
- a CDS encoding YkgJ family cysteine cluster protein, with protein sequence MNETYECDKCGACCQGGLIVEADWLDLSREPRLLEADRHRAGWTLDEALTDLEEPGKAMIVAAGCHCPFLNGDNHCEIHPTRPTVCVGLQAGDEQWQAARKDAGLEPLLPLSEQGELCECEKPGHFHSGVPGILAHVENGKIAADAKVERCDLCARYPTDEAAREKLIELGKICEADPASEGETGDRGELVVWILTIHTESSPKLTVWKTYESTRLGLYDHVK
- a CDS encoding helix-turn-helix domain-containing protein — protein: MEKSVFTREYTALLSLLRETRQAADVTQIELAEKLGQTQSFVSKVERGERRLDVIQLRTICNVLGTSLPAFVGKLEKRLKSKNQTR
- a CDS encoding DUF932 domain-containing protein; translation: MTNLTKAHQELFRRTPDETFATLSDLRTHCRSLRDSSRELWQQPQSLEPTTSEGVIQVTLEDGSRNRLNDWSFTQLCRMASVSKETVNRLSAETACKAFRETLPGSAKPMQCLQQDGIVRSLHGISYTRLWNADLLGVIDEFATDFQPPQTAVGGGTGLYCGEQDMFVFLIDPTGWAEIEGEAFAPGFFLWNSEVGRRSLGIQTFWFQSVCANHLVWDAVEVVDFSRKHTAKVHDGLGEIRRIIESLANKRDERRDSFVRVLSKAMTEKLGDDADQVLKELSKRGIPRGLAKTALEIAEERGAFTIFAVVDALTRLTQKATYAGDRAEADAKVASLLALAI
- a CDS encoding tyrosine-type recombinase/integrase — protein: MSEPFASRSLSTPQSPTPQLDNLPPILSGRSTVAVERNVGEFYLSIADIFERWIARRSSPHTKRSYRQDVASFIEFRGIRWPEESTMLLRVSVADIQAWRDEMVQGEYAPKTISRRISSLSSFYRFLQGVAAELRLPITVPNPAHAQFIGRSGTDPLYETKALSARQARQLMGLPIGESLIGYRDRAILKFFLYSGARIGTGCRLKVCDIHRDREETTIRLHEKGGKRRTIGLHVAAAEAITEYVDTAGISNGPLFRPRLNSRSCQLANRPMHTATMYRIIQGYLSQLPGTMQPVTDTGGHPPESDHPNARFRCVYTPHSLRATTATLLLDAKVDIMKVKELLGHRHVTTTQIYDKRRLATKESASHDVPI